CGCTCGACGCTGCCCTTCTTCTCCAGCAGGTAGTACAGCCCGCGGTGCCGGTTGATGTCGTGGTACGCCAGGTCCAGCTGCGCGACGCGGGGCGCCGAGAGCGGCAGGTTGTTCTTGTTCCGGTACGCCTCGATCAGCTTGTACTTGATGATCCAGTCGATCTCGCGCTCGACGGGGCTGAGGTCGCCGGAGTCGATCGCGGACAGGGTCCGCTCCCACAGGTCGAGGACCTGCTTGACGACGCCGTCGTCGAGGCCGCGGCGGGCGGCGAAGTCGCGCGCCTTGCTCAGGTACTCCTCCTGGATCTCCAGGGCGGAGGCCTCCCGGCCGTTGGCGAGGCGCACCTTGCGGCGGCCCGTCATGTCGTGGCTGATCTCGCGGATCGCCCGGATCGGGTTCTCCAGCGTCAGGTCGCGCATGACGACCCCGGCCTCGATCATCCGCAGCACGAGGTCGGTGGAGCCGACCTTGAGCAGGGTCGTCGTCTCGCTCATGTTCGAGTCGCCGACGATGACGTGCAGGCGGCGGTAGCGCTCCGCGTCCGCGTGCGGCTCGTCGCGGGTGTTGATGATCGGGCGCGAGCGCGTGGTGGCGCTGCTGACGCCCTCCCAGATGTGCTCGGCCCGTTGGCTGACGCAGTAGACCGCACCGCGCGGGGTCTGGAGGACCTTGCCCGCGCCGCAGATCAGCTGCCGGCTCACCAGGAACGGGATGAGCACGTCCGCCAGCCGGGAGAACTCCCCGTGCCGCGCGACGAGGTAGTTCTCGTGGCAGCCGTAGGAGTTCCCGGCGGAGTCGGTGTTGTTCTTGAACAGGTAGACGTCGCCGGCGATGCCCTCCTCACGGAGGCGCCGCTCGGCGTCGACGAGCAGCCCCTCGAGGATCCGCTCCCCCGCCTTGTCGTGCGTGACCAGGTCGACGACCGAGTCACACTCCGGGGTCGCGTACTCCGGGTGGCTCCCGACGTCCAGGTACAGCCGGGCCCCGTTGCGGAGGAACACGTTCGAGCTGCGGCCCCACGAGACGACCCGGCGGAAGAGGTAACGCGCAACCTCGTCCGGGGAGAGGCGTCGCTGCCCCCGGAAGGTGCACGTGACGCCGTACTCGTTCTCGAGACCGAAGATGCGCCGATCCATGACCTGAGAGTACGGGCCCGGGCGATCTTTGACCGGCCAGACTCACTCAGGCGTCCGAATCCGGTTAGAGCGCCGGTCCCCCGTCGCCGTCACCGGTGGACGTTTCGCCCGGCTTGGGCGGTTGCGGCCCGGTCGCGGGACGCTCGGCGCCGTCCCCGGCCGGTGCGGCGTCGCCCGCCGGCGCGGGGGCAGCCGGCGCCGCGGCGGGAGCGTCGGTCCCGAGGACCGTCTCCAGACGGGCGCGGGTCAGGCGCTTGAACTTGCGGGTCGGGCGGCCGCGGTCGAGCACGGCGACCTCGAGCTGGTTCGCCTCGATCCGGCGCGGGCCGTCGGTGCCCGGGTTGCCCTCGCCCAGGGCGCGGACCGCGAGCCTGATGGCGTCGTCGACCCCGAGGCCCTCGGCATAGTTCTGCTCCAGGTAGGCCGCGATCGGCTCGGTCTGGCCACCCATGACCATCCAGCCGTGCTCGTCGGCGACGGAGCCGTCGTAGGTCAGGCGGTAGATCTGGTCGTCCGCGGCGGTGTCGCCGACCTCGGCCACGACGAGCTCGACCTCGAACGGCTTCTCACCGGCCGAGGAGAAGATCGTGCCGAGCGTCTGCGCGTAGGCGTTGGCCAGCCCGCGCGCGGTGACGTCCCGGCGGTCGTAGGAGTACCCGCGCAGGTCCGCGATGCGGACACCCATGATCCGCAGGTTCTCGAACTCGTTGTAGCGGCCGACCGCGGCGAACGCGATCTGGTCGTAGATCTCGCTGATCTTGTGCAGCGCGGGCGACCAGTTCTCGGCGACGAGCAGGATGCCGGCGTCGTACTGCAGGACCACGGCGGACCGCCCGCGGGCGATGCCCTTCCGGGCATAGTCCGCCTTGTCCTTCATGATCTGTTCGGGCGAGATGTAGAACGGCGTGGTCACCGCGGCGGGTCCTCTCGAAGTCGTGCGGGGGAAGGCCGGACTGGCAAGCGCTGCGCGGAGCTACGCGCCGGTGGGCGGGCTGGCGTTCGGCCCGTCCGGTTCGGTCAGCCGGCCCTCGACCACGGCCCGGACGATCGGGCCCATCTCGTCGTCGGGCAGGCGCCGGGCGCCGTCCTCGGTGATCACGTACACGACCGGCCAGATCGACCGGGTCAGGTCGGGGCCGCCGGTCGCGGAGTCGTCGTCGGCGGCGTCGTAGAGCGCCTGCACGAGGACCGTGACGACCTGCTCGGCGGTCATGCCCGGGCGGTGGAGCTTCTTGAGCGCACCGCGGGCGAACAGCGAACCGGAGCCGACCGAGTGGTAGTTGGTCTCCTCGTACCGGCCGCCGGTGACGTCGTAGCTGAAGATGCGGCCGCCGCCGACCTCGTGGTCGTAGCCGCAGAACATCGGGACGACCGCGAGGCCCTGCATCGCCAGACCCAGGTTCTGACGGATCATCTGCGAGAGGCGGTTCGCCTTGCCGTCGAGGCTGAGGGTCGTGCCCTCGATCTTCTCGTAGTGCTCGAGCTCGACCTGGAACAGCCGCGTCATCTCAAGACCGATGCCGGCGGTGCCGGCGATGCTCACGCAGCTGTACTCGTCGGCCGGGAAGACCTTCTCGATGTCGCGCTGGGCGATGATGTTGCCCATCGTGGCGCGCCGGTCGCCGGCCATCACGACACCGCCGGGGAACGTCGCCGCGACGATCGTCGTGCCGTGCGGGGCGTCGACCGTGGCACCGGCCGGGAGCGCGCGGCGGTGCGGCAGGAGGTCCGGCGCGTAGCTCGCGAGGAAGTCGGAGAACGAGGAGCTGCCGACGGCGCGGAACGCGGCGGGCAGGGGGCTGTTGCCGTCAGGGATCGAAGTCACGAGCCAAACCTATCCAGCGCGCCCGCGAAAAATGACGACGCACCGTCCGCGTCGAGCGAACGGTGCGTCGGGAACAGCTGCGGCGGGGTCTCCCCCGACGGCCTACTGGCCGCCCTTCTGGACGAACGAGCGGACGAACTCCTCGGCGTTCTCCTCGAGAACCTCGTCGATCTCGTCGAGCATCGACTCCACGTCGTCGGTGAGCTTCTCGTGGCGCTCCTGAACGTCCGAGGTCTCGGTGGTCTCGGTGACCTCTTCGGTCTGGTCGGACTTGCGGGCCTGCGCCTGCCCGCCGCCGGTGTCCTTGGTCGCCATGGGGCTCTCCCTTGCTCACAAATCCGGCTCGGGGCCGGTGGTTCCGACGATACGCGAGCGTGGCCCGACAGAGCGGTCAAACCCGCCGAGTGGCCGCATTTCTGCAGGTCAGCGCGCTGCCGCGTCAACCGCCGGCGAGCGTCCGGACGAGGTCCTCGGCCGTGGGGCAGCGGTCCAGCAGAGCCCCGACGTGGGCCTTGGTGCCGCGCAGGGGCTCCAGGGTCGGCACGCGCTGGAGGGAGTCGCGCCCCGGCAGGTCGAAGATGACCGAGTCCCAGGAGGCCGCCGCGATGGAGTCCGCGTACTGGTCGAGGCAGCGCCCTCGGAAGTACGCCCGGGTGTCCTCGGGCGGGTTGGTCATCGCCCAGGCGATCTTCGCGTCGGACACGATCCGCTCGAAGCGACCCTTCTGGGCCAGCTTGTTGTACAGGCCCTTCTCCGGCCGGACGTCGGAGTACTGCAGGTCGACCAGGTGCAGGCGCGGCGCGCTCCAGTCCAGACCGTCCCGCTCGCGGTAGCCGTCGAACAGCTCGAGCTTCGCGACCCAGTCCAGCTCGCGGGCGAGGCTGTTCCGGTCGGTCGTGAGCCGCGTGAGGACGGACTCCCAGCGGTTGAGGACGTCGACGGTCACGTCGTCGGCGTCGGCGCCGTAGCGGTCCTCGACGTACTTGCGCGCCTGCTCGCAGTACTCCATCTGCAACTGGACGGCGGTGAGCTTCCGCCCGTTCTGCAGGGTGATCAGGTGCGTGAGGGTCGGGTCGTGCGAGACCTGGTGCAGCGCCTGCACCGGACCGTCGACGGCGAGGTCGCCGGTGAGGAAGGAGTCCTCGATCATCGACAGCACGAGCGCGGTGGTGCCGAGCTTGAGGTACGTCGAGACCTCGGAGAGGTTCGCGTCGCCGATGATGACGTGCAGCCGGCGGTACTTCTCGGCGTCGGCGTGCGGCTCGTCGCGAGTATTGATGATCGGGCGCTTGAGCGTCGTCTCCAGGCCGACCTCGACCTCGAAGAAGTCGGCGCGCTGGGAGATCTGGAAGCCCTGGCCGCGGCCGTCCTGCCCGATGCCGACGCGGCCCGAGCCGGCGACGACCTGCCGGGACACGAAGAACGGCGTCAGGTGCCGCACGATCTCCGCGAACGGCGTCGCCCGCTGCATCAGGTAGTTCTCGTGGGTGCCGTAGGAGGCGCCCTTGTTGTCGGTGTTGTTCTTGTACAGGTTGATCGGCGGCGTCCCGGGCGTCCGGCCCGCCTGCTCCCCCGCGGCGGCCATGATGAGCTCGCCGGCCTTGTCCCAGGCCACCAGGTCGCGCGGGTTCGTGCACTCCGGGCTGGAGTACTCCGGGTGCGCGTGGTCGACGTAGAGCCGGGCCCCGTTGGTGAGGATGACGTTGGCGAGGCCGACGTCCTCGTCGGTCAGCTGGGAGGCGTCCGCGAGGTCGCGCGCGAGGTCGAAGCCCCGGGCGTCCCGCAGCGGGTTCTCCTCCTCGAAGTCCCACCGCGCCCGCCGTGCTCGGGAGGTCACCGCGGCGTAGGCGTTCACCACCTGCGACGACGTGAGCATCGCGTTCGCGGTCGGGTGCCCGGGCACCGAGACCCCGTACTCGGTCTCCAGGCCCATGACCCGCCACACGCTCATGTGCGCCAGCGTAGATGGCGCGAACCTCCCGTGGGCGTGGAGGCGCGCGATCGGGTTCTCCACAGCCCGCGTCGTCCACAGGAATCCGCTCGTCGTCAGCGGCCCGGCGCGCGATCCGGCAGCCTGCCGCCGTGCAGGTGGAGGACGCGCTACGCCGCTGCGATCTCGCCGCCCGGTGGTCGCAGTTGCAGGCGCTGGGCGTGACCCGCCACGCCCTTCGGATCGCCGTGGAGCAGGGGCGGGTGCTGTCGCCGTACCCCGGCACCTACGTCCTCCCCGGCGCCGATCCGGCCCACGTCGCCGCGGTCGGCCTGTGCGGCGTGGCATCGCACGCCTCCGCCGCTCGCCTCCACGGTCTCGACCTCTACGAACCGCCCCGGACGCCGGAGGTGACGGTGCGGCGCGGGTGCCGCCAACGCGCGGCCGGGGTGCGCGTCTACGCGGCCGAGCTCGCGCCCGAGGACATCGAGATCGGGCGGCGACTGACCACCGTGCGCCGGACGGTCCGCGACTGCGCCCGGACCTTCCCGGTCCTCCACGCGGTGGTGCTCCTCGACGGGGTTCTCCGGGCCGCGCTGCTGACCATGACCGACCTGCGCATCATGGCGGACACCGCCACCGGCCCCGGGAGCACGGCCCTGCGCCGGGCCGTGGGCTACGTCGACGCGATGTCGGGCTCGCGACTGGAGACGACGATGCGGCTCCTCCTCGAGTTGTTGCCGGTGACCTACGAGACCCAGGTCTGGATCGAGGGCGTCGGCCCGGTGGACTTCCTCGTCAACGGCTGGCTGGTGCTCGAGCTCGGGCCCCCTCGACACTGAAGCTGCACTTGGTTACGCCTGTGAAGCCTGAGTCGCCTCGAACGCCTCTGGTGTCACGAAGTGCAGCTTGAGTGTCGATCCCGCCCCGGTCACCAGGATTCCCGCGCCACCCGCAGGAAGTTCCCGGACAGGACGGCGGTGACGTCGGCCGGGGACCAGCCGCGAACGAGCAGGGCGGGGCCGAGGGTCAGGAACTCCTCCGGCGGCATCCAGCGGATCGTGCCCCAGCGGGTGTAGCTGGCGTCGAACAGCTCCGGGTTGGCCTCGACCTCGCGGAGGAAGTCGGCGGCGTCGAAGGAGAAGTCCGTGCTGACCCCGACGTGGTCGATGCCGACGAGCTCGACCGCCGCCTCGAGGTGGCGGATCATCGCCTCGACCGTCGGGGTGTTCGGCCCCAGGAAGATGCCGACGCCGGTGATGCCGACGACGCCGCCGGTCTCGGCGCAGGCGCGGGCCTGGTCGTCGGTGATGTTGCGCGGGTGGTCCCACACCGACTTCAGGCAGGAGTGGCTGTAGACCACCGGCTTGGTGGAGACCGCGCACATGTCCAGCCCGGTGCGGGCGCTGCAGTGCGAGCCGTCCGGCACCATGCCGGCGGCGTTCATCGCGCGGACCAGGTCGCGGCCCCACGCCGTCAGCCCGGTGTCGACCGCGTCCAGACAGCCGCAGCCCGCGGCGTTGGTGTGGTTGTAGCTCGGCAGCAGGGTGCGCACCCCGAGCTCGACGAACTCACGGACCGAGTCCAGGGAGCCGCCCAGCGGGCCGGAGTCCTCCAGGTCGAAGGCGACCGCGATCCGCCCCGCGGACACGGCGCGCTCCACCCCGGCGGGGTCCGTCGCCAGCTCCATCCGCGGGTCCGCCGCGACCTGGGCCCGGAACGAGGCGAGCAGGGCGAGGGAGTCCGCCTTCGACTGGGGCGTGTACCCCACGTTCACCGAGAGGTAGCCGGGCCGGTACCGCGTCAGCGGCGCGACGTCGGCGTCGGGATCGAGCGGCAGGCAGGTGTGCTGGTCCCACACCCAGCTCACCAGGGATCCGCCTCCAGCAGCGCCGCGAGCTT
This window of the Sporichthya brevicatena genome carries:
- the prcA gene encoding proteasome subunit alpha codes for the protein MTTPFYISPEQIMKDKADYARKGIARGRSAVVLQYDAGILLVAENWSPALHKISEIYDQIAFAAVGRYNEFENLRIMGVRIADLRGYSYDRRDVTARGLANAYAQTLGTIFSSAGEKPFEVELVVAEVGDTAADDQIYRLTYDGSVADEHGWMVMGGQTEPIAAYLEQNYAEGLGVDDAIRLAVRALGEGNPGTDGPRRIEANQLEVAVLDRGRPTRKFKRLTRARLETVLGTDAPAAAPAAPAPAGDAAPAGDGAERPATGPQPPKPGETSTGDGDGGPAL
- a CDS encoding dipeptidase; translated protein: MVSWVWDQHTCLPLDPDADVAPLTRYRPGYLSVNVGYTPQSKADSLALLASFRAQVAADPRMELATDPAGVERAVSAGRIAVAFDLEDSGPLGGSLDSVREFVELGVRTLLPSYNHTNAAGCGCLDAVDTGLTAWGRDLVRAMNAAGMVPDGSHCSARTGLDMCAVSTKPVVYSHSCLKSVWDHPRNITDDQARACAETGGVVGITGVGIFLGPNTPTVEAMIRHLEAAVELVGIDHVGVSTDFSFDAADFLREVEANPELFDASYTRWGTIRWMPPEEFLTLGPALLVRGWSPADVTAVLSGNFLRVARESW
- a CDS encoding ubiquitin-like protein Pup, yielding MATKDTGGGQAQARKSDQTEEVTETTETSDVQERHEKLTDDVESMLDEIDEVLEENAEEFVRSFVQKGGQ
- the dop gene encoding depupylase/deamidase Dop — protein: MSVWRVMGLETEYGVSVPGHPTANAMLTSSQVVNAYAAVTSRARRARWDFEEENPLRDARGFDLARDLADASQLTDEDVGLANVILTNGARLYVDHAHPEYSSPECTNPRDLVAWDKAGELIMAAAGEQAGRTPGTPPINLYKNNTDNKGASYGTHENYLMQRATPFAEIVRHLTPFFVSRQVVAGSGRVGIGQDGRGQGFQISQRADFFEVEVGLETTLKRPIINTRDEPHADAEKYRRLHVIIGDANLSEVSTYLKLGTTALVLSMIEDSFLTGDLAVDGPVQALHQVSHDPTLTHLITLQNGRKLTAVQLQMEYCEQARKYVEDRYGADADDVTVDVLNRWESVLTRLTTDRNSLARELDWVAKLELFDGYRERDGLDWSAPRLHLVDLQYSDVRPEKGLYNKLAQKGRFERIVSDAKIAWAMTNPPEDTRAYFRGRCLDQYADSIAAASWDSVIFDLPGRDSLQRVPTLEPLRGTKAHVGALLDRCPTAEDLVRTLAGG
- the pafA gene encoding Pup--protein ligase, whose protein sequence is MDRRIFGLENEYGVTCTFRGQRRLSPDEVARYLFRRVVSWGRSSNVFLRNGARLYLDVGSHPEYATPECDSVVDLVTHDKAGERILEGLLVDAERRLREEGIAGDVYLFKNNTDSAGNSYGCHENYLVARHGEFSRLADVLIPFLVSRQLICGAGKVLQTPRGAVYCVSQRAEHIWEGVSSATTRSRPIINTRDEPHADAERYRRLHVIVGDSNMSETTTLLKVGSTDLVLRMIEAGVVMRDLTLENPIRAIREISHDMTGRRKVRLANGREASALEIQEEYLSKARDFAARRGLDDGVVKQVLDLWERTLSAIDSGDLSPVEREIDWIIKYKLIEAYRNKNNLPLSAPRVAQLDLAYHDINRHRGLYYLLEKKGSVERVARDLAIFEAKSVPPQTTRARLRGEFIRKAQERRRDFTVDWVHLKLNDQAQRTVLCKDPFRHTDERVEKLIASM
- the prcB gene encoding proteasome subunit beta, with translation MTSIPDGNSPLPAAFRAVGSSSFSDFLASYAPDLLPHRRALPAGATVDAPHGTTIVAATFPGGVVMAGDRRATMGNIIAQRDIEKVFPADEYSCVSIAGTAGIGLEMTRLFQVELEHYEKIEGTTLSLDGKANRLSQMIRQNLGLAMQGLAVVPMFCGYDHEVGGGRIFSYDVTGGRYEETNYHSVGSGSLFARGALKKLHRPGMTAEQVVTVLVQALYDAADDDSATGGPDLTRSIWPVVYVITEDGARRLPDDEMGPIVRAVVEGRLTEPDGPNASPPTGA